One Mesorhizobium sp. L-2-11 genomic region harbors:
- the nifK gene encoding nitrogenase molybdenum-iron protein subunit beta, with protein sequence MPQSAEKVLDHAPLFREPEYRQMLADKKLNFECPHPDQIVTDQGELTKTWEYREKNLAREALVINPAKACQPLGAVFAAAGFERTMSFVHGSQGCVAYYRSHLSRHFKEPSSAVSSSMTEDAAVFGGLKNMVDGLANTYKLYDPKMIAVSTTCMAEVIGDDLRSFIENAKNEGSVPSDFDVPFAHTPAFVGSHIDGYDGMVKGVLEHFWKGSERSQAAGTINIIPGFDGFCVGNNRELKRLLDLMGVTYTVIQDASDQFDTPSDGEYRMYDGGTKIEDLKGALNAEATLSLQHYNTRKTLEYCDEVGQATASFHYPLGVQATDEFLMKVSAISGQEIPETIRMERGRLVDAVADSQSWLHGKKYAIYGDPDFVYATARFVMETGGEPTHCLATNGTSAWEAEMKELLASSSFGQDAQIWAGKDLWAMRSLLFTEPVDLLIGNSYGKYLERDTGTPLIRLMFPIFDRHHHHRFPLMGYQGGLRVLTTILDKIFDKLDRETSETGVTDYSYDLTR encoded by the coding sequence ATGCCGCAATCGGCCGAAAAAGTTCTCGACCATGCTCCCCTGTTCCGCGAGCCGGAATACAGACAAATGCTTGCCGACAAGAAACTGAATTTCGAATGTCCGCACCCTGATCAGATCGTCACCGATCAAGGCGAATTGACCAAGACTTGGGAATACCGCGAAAAGAACCTCGCTCGCGAGGCGCTTGTCATAAACCCCGCCAAGGCCTGCCAGCCGCTCGGTGCGGTGTTCGCGGCCGCGGGCTTCGAGCGCACCATGTCTTTCGTCCACGGTAGCCAGGGCTGCGTTGCCTACTACCGCTCGCATCTGTCGCGACATTTCAAGGAGCCTTCGTCAGCGGTTTCCTCCTCGATGACCGAGGACGCGGCAGTGTTTGGCGGCCTGAAGAACATGGTCGACGGACTCGCCAATACCTACAAGCTCTACGACCCCAAGATGATCGCCGTCTCGACCACCTGCATGGCTGAAGTCATTGGCGACGACCTGCGGAGCTTCATCGAGAACGCCAAGAACGAAGGCTCGGTCCCGAGCGACTTCGACGTGCCTTTCGCGCATACGCCTGCCTTCGTCGGCAGCCATATCGATGGCTATGACGGCATGGTGAAGGGCGTGCTGGAGCATTTCTGGAAGGGCAGCGAGCGCTCGCAAGCCGCTGGGACCATCAACATCATTCCAGGCTTCGACGGATTCTGCGTCGGAAACAACCGAGAACTCAAGCGCCTCCTCGACCTGATGGGTGTCACTTATACCGTCATTCAAGACGCCTCAGACCAGTTCGACACGCCGTCTGACGGCGAATACCGCATGTATGACGGTGGCACGAAGATCGAAGACTTGAAAGGCGCACTCAACGCGGAGGCGACACTGTCGCTGCAGCATTACAACACCCGCAAGACGCTGGAATATTGCGACGAGGTCGGGCAAGCGACGGCATCCTTCCACTATCCGCTGGGTGTCCAGGCGACCGACGAATTCCTGATGAAGGTCTCGGCGATTTCCGGCCAGGAGATCCCCGAGACAATCCGGATGGAGCGCGGCCGACTGGTTGACGCCGTGGCGGACAGCCAGTCATGGCTGCACGGCAAGAAGTACGCAATCTATGGGGATCCGGACTTCGTCTACGCCACGGCCCGCTTCGTCATGGAGACCGGTGGCGAGCCGACACATTGCCTCGCGACCAACGGGACATCGGCCTGGGAGGCCGAGATGAAGGAATTGCTTGCATCCTCGTCCTTCGGCCAGGATGCCCAGATCTGGGCGGGCAAGGATCTCTGGGCGATGCGTTCGCTGCTGTTTACAGAGCCGGTGGACCTGCTGATCGGCAATTCCTATGGCAAGTATCTGGAGCGCGACACCGGCACGCCGCTGATCCGGCTGATGTTTCCAATCTTCGACCGGCACCATCACCATCGCTTTCCCCTCATGGGCTACCAGGGTGGATTACGCGTGCTGACGACGATCCTCGACAAGATATTCGACAAGCTCGATCGCGAGACGAGCGAAACAGGCGTGACGGACTATTCCTATGACCTCACCCGCTAA
- the nifD gene encoding nitrogenase molybdenum-iron protein alpha chain yields the protein MGLDYENDGALHAKLIEDVLSQYPDKAAKRRKKHLSVATSKDEAGGEDKGLSECDVKSNIKSIPGVMTIRGCAYAGSKGVVWGPVKDMVHISHGPVGCGQYSWSQRRNYYVGTTGIDTFVTMQFTSDFQEKDIVFGGDKKLEKIIDEVEDLFPLSGGISVQSECPIGLIGDDIEAVSRKKAKEHEKTIVPVRCEGFRGVSQSLGHHIANDAIRDWVFDKDDVAFESGPYDVNVVGDYNIGGDAWASRILLEEIGLRVVGNWSGDATLAEIERAPKAKLNLIHCYRSMNYICRHMEEKYGIAWMEYNFFGPSQIEASLRNIAKHFGPEIEEKTEKVIAKYRPLVDAVIAKYQPRLEGRTVMLYVGGLRPRHVITAYEDLGMVIVGTGYEFAHNDDYQRTGHYVKSGTLVYDDVTGYELEKFIEGIRPDLVGSGIKEKYPVQKMGIPFRQMHSWDYSGPYHGYDGFAIFARDMDLAINNPVWDLYRAPWKKMKDAPPTAVAAE from the coding sequence ATGGGCCTCGACTATGAGAATGACGGCGCCTTGCATGCGAAGCTTATCGAAGACGTGCTGTCCCAATATCCAGACAAGGCGGCGAAGCGTCGCAAGAAGCACCTCAGTGTCGCAACGAGCAAGGACGAGGCCGGAGGGGAGGACAAGGGCCTTTCCGAATGCGACGTCAAATCGAACATCAAATCCATTCCGGGCGTGATGACAATCCGCGGCTGCGCCTATGCCGGCTCCAAGGGCGTGGTGTGGGGTCCGGTCAAGGATATGGTCCACATCTCGCACGGGCCGGTCGGCTGTGGGCAATATTCCTGGTCGCAACGCCGCAACTATTACGTCGGCACGACGGGCATCGACACATTCGTGACAATGCAGTTCACCTCCGACTTCCAGGAGAAGGACATCGTTTTCGGCGGCGACAAGAAGCTGGAAAAGATCATCGACGAGGTCGAGGACTTGTTTCCGCTCAGTGGGGGCATCTCGGTGCAGTCCGAATGCCCGATCGGCCTGATCGGGGACGATATCGAGGCAGTGTCGCGCAAGAAGGCCAAGGAGCACGAAAAGACGATTGTACCGGTGCGCTGCGAAGGTTTCCGCGGCGTTTCACAATCGCTCGGCCACCACATTGCCAATGATGCGATCCGCGATTGGGTCTTCGACAAGGACGATGTCGCGTTCGAGTCCGGCCCTTACGACGTCAACGTCGTTGGCGACTACAACATTGGCGGCGATGCCTGGGCTTCGCGAATCCTGCTTGAGGAGATTGGACTTCGGGTGGTCGGCAACTGGTCGGGCGACGCCACGCTCGCCGAGATAGAGCGCGCGCCCAAGGCCAAGCTCAATTTGATCCACTGCTACCGGTCGATGAACTACATCTGCCGGCACATGGAGGAAAAGTACGGCATCGCCTGGATGGAATACAATTTCTTCGGCCCCTCCCAGATCGAGGCCTCCTTGCGCAACATCGCCAAACACTTCGGCCCGGAAATCGAGGAGAAGACCGAAAAGGTCATCGCCAAGTACCGGCCCTTGGTCGATGCCGTCATCGCCAAGTACCAACCGCGCCTCGAAGGCAGGACGGTGATGCTCTATGTCGGCGGCCTGCGCCCCCGTCACGTCATCACTGCTTACGAAGACCTCGGTATGGTGATCGTTGGCACCGGCTACGAATTCGCCCACAACGACGACTATCAGCGCACCGGCCATTACGTGAAGAGTGGCACGCTCGTCTATGACGACGTCACCGGTTATGAGCTGGAGAAGTTCATCGAAGGCATCCGCCCGGATCTCGTTGGCTCCGGTATCAAGGAGAAGTACCCGGTACAGAAGATGGGCATCCCGTTCCGCCAGATGCACTCCTGGGACTATTCCGGCCCGTATCACGGCTATGACGGCTTCGCCATTTTCGCCCGCGACATGGATTTGGCCATCAACAACCCGGTCTGGGATCTCTACCGCGCGCCGTGGAAAAAGATGAAGGACGCGCCGCCGACGGCGGTCGCCGCCGAATGA
- the nifH gene encoding nitrogenase iron protein — translation MSGLRQIAFYGKGGIGKSTTSQNTLAALVDLGQKILIVGCDPKADSTRLILNAKAQDTVLHLAAQEGSVEDLELQDVLKIGYKDIKCVESGGPEPGVGCAGRGVITSINFLEENGAYDNVDYVSYDVLGDVVCGGFAMPIRENKAQEIYIVMSGEMMALYAANNIAKGILKYAHSGGVRLGGLICNERQTDRELDLSEALAARLNSKLIHFVPRDNIVQHAELRKMTVIQYAPDSKQAGEYRALAEKIHVNSGQGTIPTPITMEELEDMLLDFGIMKTDEQMLAELQAKEAKLAVAQ, via the coding sequence ATGTCAGGTCTGCGTCAGATCGCATTCTACGGAAAGGGGGGCATCGGCAAGTCCACCACCTCTCAAAATACGCTAGCCGCCCTGGTCGACCTCGGACAGAAAATCCTGATCGTCGGCTGCGACCCCAAAGCCGACTCCACCCGGCTGATCCTGAACGCAAAGGCGCAGGATACCGTTCTGCATCTCGCCGCCCAAGAAGGTTCTGTGGAAGACCTTGAACTCCAGGACGTGCTCAAGATCGGCTACAAAGACATCAAGTGCGTGGAGTCCGGCGGCCCCGAGCCGGGTGTCGGCTGCGCCGGCCGTGGCGTCATCACCTCGATCAACTTCCTCGAGGAAAACGGCGCCTATGACAATGTCGACTATGTCTCCTACGACGTGCTGGGCGACGTGGTGTGCGGCGGCTTTGCGATGCCGATCCGCGAAAACAAGGCCCAGGAAATCTACATCGTCATGTCCGGCGAGATGATGGCGCTCTATGCCGCCAACAACATCGCCAAGGGTATCCTGAAATACGCCCATTCGGGCGGCGTGCGGCTCGGCGGGCTGATCTGCAACGAGCGCCAGACCGACCGCGAGCTCGACCTCTCCGAGGCGCTGGCCGCCAGGCTCAATTCCAAGCTCATCCACTTCGTGCCGCGCGACAACATCGTCCAGCACGCCGAACTGAGGAAGATGACGGTAATCCAATATGCGCCGGACTCCAAACAGGCAGGGGAGTACCGCGCGTTGGCCGAGAAGATCCATGTCAATTCGGGCCAGGGCACCATCCCGACCCCAATCACCATGGAGGAGCTCGAGGACATGCTGCTCGACTTCGGCATCATGAAGACGGACGAGCAGATGCTTGCCGAGCTTCAGGCCAAGGAAGCGAAATTGGCCGTCGCTCAGTAA
- a CDS encoding bacteriophage abortive infection AbiH family protein: protein MSDTLYIIGNGFDRYHDIPSDYLDFGRYLKEVDLATYREVETYFAVDDAFWWEFEARLADFDVDTVIDYASQFLMSYGVEDWSDSGHHDYQCELNRVVEAISSTMRGRFADWIRQLRIPAANSFTGKPLPLDPTARYLNFNYTPTLQKAYGIADSQVLHIHGQASSSTDQLVLGHAWQRTLADSLNHGVDVEAADTRVLEGNRIVDDYFSATFKPTDKIILQQQPFFHSLRSVRRILVMGHSLSEVDAPYLEEITKHIDATTVTWKVSYHSNPAAAQAPMSELGIDPGLISLARLIDF, encoded by the coding sequence ATGAGCGACACGTTATACATCATCGGCAATGGCTTTGACCGCTATCACGATATTCCATCGGATTACCTGGACTTCGGCCGATATCTCAAGGAAGTCGATCTGGCCACCTATCGCGAAGTCGAGACATATTTTGCAGTCGACGACGCGTTCTGGTGGGAATTCGAGGCGAGGCTGGCCGACTTCGATGTCGACACGGTTATTGACTATGCCTCTCAATTTCTCATGTCCTATGGAGTGGAGGACTGGAGTGATTCAGGCCATCACGACTATCAGTGTGAACTGAACCGCGTCGTCGAGGCTATTTCTTCTACAATGCGTGGACGGTTCGCCGATTGGATTCGACAGCTTCGCATCCCCGCAGCCAATTCATTCACCGGCAAACCTTTACCACTCGACCCGACCGCGCGTTATCTCAACTTCAATTATACGCCGACACTTCAGAAGGCTTATGGAATTGCCGATAGCCAGGTTCTGCACATTCACGGGCAAGCCAGTAGCTCTACTGACCAACTCGTGCTCGGCCATGCATGGCAGCGCACTTTGGCGGACTCCCTCAATCACGGCGTCGATGTCGAGGCTGCGGACACACGCGTCCTTGAGGGCAACAGGATCGTCGACGACTATTTTTCGGCGACGTTCAAGCCGACCGACAAAATCATCCTGCAGCAGCAGCCGTTCTTCCATAGCCTGAGATCAGTGCGTCGAATCCTCGTCATGGGACACTCCCTTTCGGAGGTGGACGCGCCATATCTCGAGGAAATAACCAAGCACATCGATGCAACAACGGTGACGTGGAAGGTTAGTTATCACAGTAATCCAGCGGCGGCGCAGGCTCCAATGTCGGAGCTGGGAATTGATCCTGGTCTTATAAGCCTCGCACGTTTGATCGATTTCTGA
- a CDS encoding restriction endonuclease — protein sequence MSIAQTVRPIHFEDFSGSEFERLVFAYHLCEGWTDLAWYGQTGSDQGRDIVGTRPFDDRPDERTVIQCVNRASLTQTKAEKDMSAAIGAAFGRPATFKFVCRCSVSAQRRDEVKAAANKLGVARVTIWSGSEFEEHLRLRAEFLLRRLVEGVPFPDTAAELRDFVDRFSAITDDQTLAMLARAFDRPAFRTPFQQESNLPAFLQAVEDTIRVLSTGIWQTREGVEIHRLPSLHHIRDPSVRSALEATVRELDHLRRRYKTLLSIGAIRPCGCGDPSCPTFMLTDAAAREMDHARDRVLTAFRKPYPSFSVTLE from the coding sequence ATGAGTATCGCCCAGACAGTTCGACCGATTCATTTCGAGGATTTCAGTGGGTCCGAGTTCGAACGACTTGTCTTTGCCTATCACCTCTGTGAGGGATGGACCGACCTCGCCTGGTACGGCCAGACCGGCAGCGATCAAGGGCGAGACATCGTCGGCACTCGGCCATTCGACGACCGGCCGGACGAACGGACTGTCATTCAATGCGTAAACCGCGCAAGTCTTACTCAGACAAAGGCCGAGAAGGATATGTCAGCGGCAATCGGTGCTGCGTTCGGGCGCCCGGCGACCTTTAAGTTTGTTTGTCGATGCAGCGTCTCCGCTCAGCGGCGGGACGAAGTGAAAGCTGCGGCCAACAAGCTGGGAGTGGCTCGCGTCACGATTTGGTCGGGCTCAGAGTTTGAAGAACATCTGAGGCTCCGCGCCGAGTTCCTCCTTCGACGTTTGGTCGAAGGGGTCCCCTTTCCCGACACCGCGGCTGAACTGCGCGATTTCGTTGACCGGTTCTCGGCTATTACCGATGACCAGACACTGGCGATGCTTGCGCGGGCCTTCGATAGACCGGCCTTTCGAACACCCTTTCAGCAGGAGAGTAACCTTCCAGCCTTCCTACAGGCCGTCGAAGACACCATTCGCGTGCTTAGCACCGGCATCTGGCAAACCCGTGAAGGCGTAGAAATCCATCGCCTTCCCTCGTTGCATCACATCCGTGATCCAAGCGTCCGATCGGCCCTCGAAGCGACGGTGCGTGAACTAGATCACCTTCGTCGCCGCTATAAAACCTTGCTTTCAATCGGTGCGATCAGGCCGTGCGGCTGTGGCGATCCGTCCTGTCCGACCTTCATGTTGACCGATGCCGCTGCCCGGGAAATGGACCACGCCCGCGATCGCGTCCTTACTGCATTTCGAAAGCCATATCCGAGCTTCAGCGTAACTCTGGAATAA
- a CDS encoding restriction endonuclease, with protein sequence MTANRHRDPEWREFERLIARIEADAGPRGLIVKSPDRLRCKLTGRLREVDASIRAKVGTTEMLVTIECRRRSRLQDVTWIEQLATKKSSIGADRTIAVTASGFSPEAQIAASHAGISLRKISEITVAEINSILLRLDFVLFWHRACGIARIGIRRFRSLDWKVPSPQDVDFTLPEDTDPLAPIFRNTESDTTWSLTDLWHQIQGAADPFDGIQKAQPPAFRTACFPYPGSVTLTTADGPCVLGDVLLTVALWIEAEQITLDAAHKVEYASDEMAAIQRVEFASRRRKTNDWRISLQIPKDSEDPADLRTGSNWLDAEK encoded by the coding sequence ATGACCGCGAACCGACATCGGGATCCCGAATGGCGCGAATTCGAACGCCTGATCGCGCGGATCGAGGCCGACGCAGGCCCCCGGGGGCTGATCGTCAAGTCACCGGATCGTCTGCGTTGCAAGCTCACAGGTCGGCTGAGGGAAGTGGATGCCAGCATTCGTGCCAAAGTCGGCACGACCGAAATGCTTGTCACAATCGAATGTCGACGCAGATCAAGGCTGCAGGATGTCACCTGGATCGAGCAGCTAGCCACAAAGAAGTCTTCGATTGGCGCGGATCGAACCATTGCCGTCACCGCATCTGGCTTTTCCCCGGAGGCTCAGATTGCCGCGTCTCATGCGGGCATTTCCCTGCGGAAAATTTCGGAAATTACGGTTGCGGAAATCAACTCGATCTTGTTGCGACTGGACTTTGTGCTCTTTTGGCATAGGGCCTGCGGCATTGCACGGATCGGCATCCGGAGATTCCGTTCGCTCGATTGGAAAGTTCCCAGTCCGCAGGACGTGGATTTTACTTTACCGGAGGATACTGACCCGCTCGCGCCGATCTTTCGCAACACCGAGTCCGACACAACTTGGTCTCTAACTGATCTGTGGCACCAAATCCAAGGGGCTGCAGATCCGTTTGACGGCATTCAAAAGGCGCAACCGCCTGCGTTCCGCACCGCATGCTTTCCTTATCCCGGCTCAGTCACCCTCACCACCGCCGACGGCCCCTGCGTGCTCGGTGACGTCCTACTGACGGTCGCGCTTTGGATAGAGGCCGAGCAGATCACTCTCGATGCGGCGCACAAGGTCGAGTACGCATCCGACGAGATGGCCGCGATCCAGCGCGTCGAATTCGCCTCGCGCCGGCGAAAAACGAACGATTGGCGCATCTCCCTCCAGATCCCAAAAGACTCCGAGGATCCCGCCGATCTGCGAACAGGAAGCAATTGGCTTGATGCCGAGAAATAG
- a CDS encoding three-Cys-motif partner protein TcmP, translated as MVEKRYEWADGAKLEEHSRRKHKILREYVFDYLTVRCRLPQQERFRLAIVDGFAGGGRYQCGSPGSPLIFIEELKRAVEAVNTQRAVQGLGAVEVECLLVFNDANRDAIELLKTHVAPMQAEASQSCPKLHLRVEYLNEFFEAAYPDIKSLLGQGRYRSVIFNLDQCGHSHVERNTILDIMHSYPAAEIFYTFVISSLLAFLQKDQPERLRAQLDHLGLTSNDIQALDALMSQKDWLGTAEKIVFDAFRLCAPYVSPFSINNPGGWRYWLIHFANAYRARQVYNNILHDNASLQAHFGRSGLNMLSYDPKHDEGMLYLFDISGRVSAKNQLLGDIPRLIMECGDAMPVMDFYESIYNITPAHADDVHAAIIENPDLEVITPAGGERRKANTIGVDDVIKMKKQISFFPMFLNAGTRGGPKE; from the coding sequence GTGGTCGAAAAACGATATGAATGGGCCGACGGAGCAAAGCTGGAGGAACACTCTCGCCGCAAACATAAAATTTTGCGAGAATATGTATTCGACTACCTGACGGTCCGCTGTAGGCTGCCTCAGCAGGAGCGATTTCGCCTCGCGATCGTCGACGGTTTCGCTGGCGGCGGGCGCTACCAGTGCGGCTCACCTGGATCGCCGTTGATTTTCATCGAGGAATTAAAACGAGCAGTCGAGGCTGTGAACACGCAGCGCGCCGTCCAAGGGCTTGGCGCTGTCGAAGTCGAATGCCTCCTCGTATTCAACGACGCCAACCGCGATGCGATCGAACTTCTGAAGACGCATGTCGCACCGATGCAAGCAGAGGCTAGCCAGAGCTGCCCCAAGCTGCATCTGCGGGTCGAATATCTGAACGAGTTCTTCGAAGCCGCTTATCCCGATATCAAGAGCCTGTTGGGGCAAGGCCGCTATCGGAGCGTCATCTTCAACCTCGATCAATGCGGTCACAGCCATGTCGAGCGGAACACCATCCTCGACATTATGCACTCTTATCCCGCGGCTGAGATTTTCTACACCTTCGTCATCAGTTCGCTGCTCGCATTCCTTCAAAAGGACCAGCCGGAGCGGCTTCGCGCCCAGCTCGATCATCTCGGGCTGACGAGCAACGATATCCAGGCGCTCGATGCGTTAATGAGCCAAAAGGACTGGCTCGGCACAGCCGAGAAAATCGTCTTTGACGCTTTCCGATTGTGCGCCCCCTATGTCAGCCCGTTCTCGATCAATAATCCCGGCGGGTGGCGGTACTGGCTGATCCACTTTGCGAATGCCTATCGGGCAAGGCAGGTCTACAACAACATTCTTCACGACAACGCCAGCTTACAGGCACACTTCGGTCGATCCGGCCTCAACATGCTCTCCTACGATCCAAAGCATGATGAAGGCATGCTCTACCTCTTCGACATCAGCGGTCGCGTATCGGCAAAGAACCAGCTTCTCGGAGACATTCCGCGCCTGATCATGGAATGCGGAGACGCCATGCCTGTCATGGACTTCTACGAAAGCATATACAACATTACCCCGGCGCACGCCGACGATGTCCATGCAGCGATCATCGAAAACCCAGACCTTGAGGTGATAACACCCGCCGGCGGGGAGCGACGGAAGGCCAATACGATTGGCGTTGATGACGTCATCAAAATGAAGAAGCAGATCAGCTTCTTCCCAATGTTCCTGAATGCCGGAACAAGAGGCGGTCCAAAAGAATGA
- a CDS encoding DUF5131 family protein produces MAETQIEWTDSTWNPVAGCSIVTAGCTHCYAMEMAKRLEAMGIAKYAGLTRKTGKRTVWNGVVREDRKALAMPYGWKKPRKIFVNSMSDLFHEGVSDEFILEVWKVMRETPRHNYQILTKRPGRMAALVASRLGDILPNVWLGTSIEDSNVVSRVDYLRQAPAAIRFISFEPLIGSVGAVDLRDIHWAIVGGESGKSARPIREEWIDEIYGQCLAAGTAFFFKQWGTWGKDNKKRSKKANGREYRGRTWDEMPTTQQGTVTM; encoded by the coding sequence ATGGCTGAAACTCAGATAGAGTGGACAGACTCCACTTGGAACCCCGTCGCAGGATGCTCCATCGTCACCGCAGGCTGCACCCATTGTTATGCTATGGAAATGGCCAAACGCCTTGAGGCCATGGGCATCGCAAAATATGCGGGACTTACCCGTAAGACGGGAAAGCGCACGGTGTGGAATGGCGTCGTGCGGGAAGATCGCAAGGCGCTGGCCATGCCCTACGGATGGAAGAAACCGCGGAAAATCTTCGTAAACTCTATGAGCGACCTCTTCCACGAGGGTGTCAGCGACGAATTCATCCTTGAGGTCTGGAAGGTCATGCGCGAGACCCCGCGCCACAACTATCAAATCCTTACTAAACGTCCCGGGCGAATGGCAGCTCTCGTCGCCTCGCGGTTGGGCGACATCCTGCCCAATGTCTGGCTGGGCACTAGCATTGAAGACTCGAACGTCGTGAGTCGAGTCGACTATCTCCGCCAGGCGCCCGCAGCCATTCGCTTCATCTCTTTTGAGCCTCTCATTGGATCGGTTGGCGCCGTCGACCTCCGCGACATCCATTGGGCCATCGTGGGCGGTGAAAGCGGCAAATCCGCTCGACCGATCAGGGAAGAATGGATCGACGAAATTTACGGCCAATGCCTGGCGGCCGGTACCGCCTTCTTCTTCAAGCAGTGGGGAACCTGGGGCAAGGATAACAAAAAGCGTTCCAAGAAGGCCAACGGGCGCGAGTATCGGGGCCGGACCTGGGACGAGATGCCGACCACCCAGCAAGGCACGGTTACAATGTAG
- a CDS encoding DUF6088 family protein: MQRLTEQILAHAKGLPEGTPVAAKSLLHLGNRAAVDQALSCLAERTQLIRAGRGVYLLPVTSRFGTRAPSVEQAVEALASQRGEIIVTSGAVAANTLGLTRQVPVRSVYLTSGRTRKMSLGKQVVELRHAPRWQLAMAHRPAGEAVRALAWLGPGKAEAALQTLKRKLPPGAFSELVAVAPQLPTWMARSVGKAAHG, translated from the coding sequence ATGCAACGGTTGACCGAACAGATTCTTGCGCACGCGAAAGGGCTGCCAGAGGGCACGCCGGTCGCAGCTAAGAGCTTGCTTCACCTGGGGAATCGCGCCGCGGTGGATCAGGCATTGTCGTGTCTAGCCGAGCGGACGCAGTTGATCCGGGCGGGTCGCGGCGTCTATCTCCTTCCGGTCACGAGCAGGTTCGGCACCCGGGCTCCCTCCGTGGAGCAAGCGGTCGAGGCGCTTGCCAGCCAGCGCGGGGAGATCATCGTCACCAGTGGGGCCGTTGCCGCCAACACCCTCGGTCTCACGAGACAGGTGCCGGTCCGGTCGGTCTATCTGACTTCCGGCCGCACCCGGAAGATGAGCCTCGGCAAGCAGGTCGTCGAGCTTCGCCACGCGCCTCGTTGGCAGCTCGCCATGGCGCATCGGCCCGCTGGCGAGGCGGTGCGAGCGTTGGCTTGGCTTGGGCCGGGAAAGGCTGAGGCCGCCCTCCAGACACTGAAGCGGAAACTCCCGCCGGGCGCCTTCAGCGAGTTGGTCGCGGTAGCGCCGCAGCTTCCGACCTGGATGGCGCGCAGCGTGGGCAAGGCCGCACATGGCTGA
- a CDS encoding reverse transcriptase domain-containing protein — protein MDHQADEAWVLGVQRKLYQWSKANPDEQWRDMWGWLTDSRMLRHAWRRVSTNKGGRTAGVDGMTVGRIRKRGELRFLDRLQAELRSCAYRPSPARRKLIPKAGKPGQFRPLGIPTVKDRVVQSAVKTLLEPIFEAQFWHVSYGFRPGRSTHGALEHIRRAAQSHKRGGDTRRHGMPYPWVIEGDIKGCLDPLS, from the coding sequence ATGGATCATCAGGCTGATGAAGCTTGGGTACTCGGCGTTCAGCGCAAACTGTATCAGTGGAGTAAGGCGAATCCCGACGAACAGTGGCGGGACATGTGGGGCTGGCTGACAGACTCGCGCATGCTTCGTCACGCTTGGCGTCGCGTGTCCACCAATAAGGGCGGGCGCACGGCCGGGGTCGACGGGATGACCGTAGGACGCATCCGGAAGAGAGGAGAGCTACGCTTTCTCGACAGGCTTCAGGCTGAACTGCGCTCTTGCGCGTACAGACCGAGCCCGGCGAGGCGCAAGCTCATCCCCAAAGCCGGTAAACCGGGGCAGTTCCGGCCCCTGGGCATTCCCACGGTCAAGGACCGCGTCGTACAAAGCGCGGTCAAAACACTTCTGGAGCCAATCTTCGAGGCGCAGTTCTGGCATGTTTCCTATGGGTTCAGGCCCGGACGGAGCACGCACGGCGCCTTGGAGCATATCCGACGGGCTGCTCAGTCGCATAAACGCGGCGGGGATACCCGGAGGCACGGGATGCCATATCCGTGGGTCATCGAGGGAGACATCAAGGGCTGCTTGGATCCATTGTCATAA